Genomic window (Deltaproteobacteria bacterium):
AATAATTCAAATGGGAGGTAGTTTATGAAAAAGGTTTTTCTACTGATGCTTTTTATGACTGCTTTAGTTCAGCTTTCTAGCTGCAGCAAAAAGAGCACGGATTCAGACACGACAACGACCACGAGCTATGGAGACTTGCCAAGTCAGCTCGCAACAGGTGCCTACTAAGGAAAGGGGGAAATATGAAGTTTAAAATTGGATTCATGATATTCATTATCGCCATCCATGCAAGAATGCCTGAAGACGTTTCCACAAAAGCGTTTGTTAGGTTTAAATTAAATCAAATGCATGAACAATTAGTCAGGGGAGAGTTGCCTATCACTCCTTTTCTAAATGCCATCACGGCGGGGAGTCCTGCCTTTGCTGAAGGTGATACTTCCTGTGAAAAGCAAGAGGCTGTTCGGATAAAATGTTTAGCCGCGTGGACAGACTATGCCCATGGAGCTTTAAAGTATTTTAATGGGACTTTATGTCGTTTTAATAATGAAACAGCTGCTGATGTTGAGACCACTCTTTGTCATTTTCGAAAATCTATGGGCATTAAAGTGGATTTAGCCAGTTTACCTGTTTCTGCGACAAAAACATTTGGAGGTAAAACCATAGTTGTTGAGATTGTAGCCCCCACTGAATCTTGGGCGGTAGCTGCCGGTTATCAAGCCAAGGGAACGGTGACCGTCGGAGGCACTCAGTACATGCTTTTATACTGGGGTGGCAAGGACACACAAACTAAGGGTTTTATGGTTGAGGGCTATGATGCTAACGGGATTGGTGGCAACAGGGCTGGGTATCTTACTTGGGACCTAACAAATGACAATGCCCAATTTGTTAAAATGTACCGTGCTAATTTTCCCTCAGGTTCCTATTTAGGTTCTGCAGCTAAAACTAGTACCAGTTATCGTGGAGATGCTTCAATTTATGGTCAGTTGAATTTCAATAAATCAACGAGTGCCGTGTCCACTCAAGTCATCATGATTGAGGAGCAGAGAGCTGGAGGAACTGCTGGTCAATTCGGATGTTTTAGAATGTATTCCTCTGGAACCAAAGGTGCCCAGGTTACCGTTGCCAAAACACAAAACTCCCTTGGGGGAACGGGGCACAGCGTTTCTAGCACGTCTTTGCAGTTAGATAGTATGGATGGTGTGACTTTAACAGATGCTGTGGGAACGGCAAATGGAACGGGGACTTCATTGAGTTCGCAAAGTGCTTTAGAAACAGCCTTGGGTGTTTCAGGCAGCGTGTTCAAAGTTTCCTGTGCAGATATAAACAATGCTGGGGGAGCCTCAAGTACTTACTTATTTTCTTCTTCAAGAACTCAGAAAGTGGATTTTGCTAAAACCGTCACGGATGTTTTTCCTTAATTAAACCATACAAAGCGTCATCAGAAAAATCACCCAAATCTTTTTCAAGATTTGGGTGATTTATTTAATCTGGTATGAATATAGTGTGTATGGAAGAAATGATGACTGAAAATAATAAACTTAAAATCCGTTTTACTGTTTCCTATGATGGAACTGGTTATTGTGGTTGGCAAAAACAAAATCATAGCAAAATGAGGAGTATTTCCCAGACGATTCAAGAGGCTCTGGAAAAAGTGTTCAAAGAAAAAATAAGTCTTTTTGCAAGTGGTAGAACCGATGCTGGAGTCCATGCGGTGTCTCAGGTTTGTCACTTTGAAACCGCGAAGCCTGAATCCTTTTTTAAAAAATTTGATTTATCCTGGGCAATGAAATCTGTTTTGCCCTCAGAAATTAACATCAAAGAGGCTTGGCTTGCTCCCCGTGAGTTTCATGCAACTCTTTCTGCAACTCATAAGACCTATCGTTATCTTATTTATAACCATCATCGAAGTTCTGTATTTTTACATCGGTATGCCGATTGGATTCGCCAGCCTTTGAGCCTTGATTATCTGAATGAATGCAGTCAGCACTTCATCGGAAAAAAGGATTTTAAAAGCTTTCAGTCGGTGGGGACGCCTGTGTTACATACGGTCAGAAAAATTTATAAGGCTCAATGGGTTCAAAAAAACGATCATGTTCTTGAATTTACCATCACTGGGAGTGGCTTTTTGAAACAAATGGTAAGAAATATTGTAGGGACTCAGGTCAATCTGGAAAGAAAAGGTCTAAAACCAGAAATAATAAAAGATATCATAGAGTTAAAAGACAGAACCAAGGCAGGTCCCGTGGCCCCTCCTCAAGGTTTGTATTTATGTAAGGTTTATTATCCTTTAGAGCTTGACAATAAGTGCCGCAAACTTTAAAAAAACAAGACTTGTGGTCAAGGATTAGTCCCGTTGTATAAATTAATCCTAAACCCTTTCGGAGATGCAAATGAAACAAACAAAGACATTCATGGCGAAATCAGAAGAAGTTTCGCGCAAATGGTACCTCATTGATGCGACTGATAAAAAAGTAGGTCGTATTGCCACCCATATTGCCCATATTTTAAGAGGTAAAAATAAACCAACCTACACTCCACACGCGGATACAGGTGATTTTGTAGTTGTTATCAATACGGACAAAATGGTTTTAACTGGTAACAAATGGAGCAGTAAAAAATATTATCGACATTCTCGATTTTTTGGATCTATGAAGGAATCTACAGCTGCTGAAGTAAAGAAAGAAGATTCTTCTTTTATTATTCACGAAGCCGTCAGAGGAATGCTTCCAACAAACAAGATGTCTCGTCACTTAATTTTAAAAATGAAAGCTTATCCAGGTGCCGTACATGGCCATGCCGCACAAAAACCTGAAGCTTATAATATAGAGTAAAGAGGGAATTGAAAATGGCAAGTACTGATAAATTATTTTATGCGACTGGAAGAAGAAAAACGAGCACCGCAAGGGTTTTTTTAAAACCTGGAAAAGGTCAAGTGACTGTCAACGGCAAAAAGCTTGATGAGTTTATGAGTCGATTGCAATCCAGAATGGTTGTGATGCAGCCTCTAGAACTGTTAAGCCAATCCGAAAAGTTTGATGCGAAAGTGACGGTTCATGGTGGCGGGGAGGCTGGACAAGCAGGAGCTATTCGATTGGGAATGGCAAGGGCACTTCAGGCTTTTAACCCTGAATACAGAGCAACGCTAAAAAAAGCAGGGTACCTCACTCGTGATCAAAGAATGGTTGAGCGTAAGAAATACGGTAAATCTGGAGCACGAAGAAGATACCAATACTCTAAGAGATAATATTTTTAATAATCTAATAGAAAAAAATCTGTTAGAAATGAAAATGAATAGACCAAAAAGAGCTAACTATAAAAAGTTAGCTCTTTTTTTTTTGGAACAAATCAAGTGATTCATTTCGAAATAGTTTCGACATATTTCGTGTCTTACTGTGAGATTAACATCTCTAGATGAGACTCTCTTTAGCCAAAATTTTGAAGTTTCACCTTTTGACTGTAAACTGTGGTTATAGACTAAGGTCGGGGGCGTGGAATGAGAAAAAATGTTTATATAAAAATTTTCATGTTGTCTTATGCCAGCCTGGCCATGATAGGTTCATTTCAAAATTGTGCCCAATCTAAAGTTGGAAAGGGCAACGAACTTGTTCCTGGAACAATAACACCAGTTGAAAACCTTGATTCCGGTGAAAGTAAAAACCCGAAATTGAATTCTGTGGACCTAAAAAATGCTTCAAGCTTAGACCTTCAAGTAAATTCCTTATTTTCAAAAAATAATCGAAATGAAAAGCCTCGTCTTTTAATAAATTTATCCAATGGTGAAATGAGGCAAGTGAATCTAGAAGGACAAGTGGTTAGTCAAATACGTCTTTGCCTTTTGCAAGAGGAGTTGTCTGAATTAAGTGCCATTATTGACACCGCAGAAATTTGTACCACTGATTCTAAGGTCAGCTCGGATGCCGTGTGCACCTTGGAATACATTTATCCTTACGCAAAAGTGCAGCTTAGTTCAAATGAAATCATAAACCTTGGAGAAAAAACTGGGGGTTGTGGAAATGTTTTGGATCTTTGTGAAGAACATAAAAAAGCGCTGAATGGATTTATATCCTATTTGTCTTCAAATTTAGATAATAGAAAGTGTTTGTAGTATTCTACACTTTTAGAATTTCATTAAGAATATTTAATCTATCTAGTTCTGGGTGGCATATCCAAACACCTGTCTGATGAGGATTCTTTTGAGAAATAAATCCAACAGCCTGGCTGCCAGTTGGACAGGTTCCAAGACAGCTTGAGTTCATAACCCTAATCTTACCTTTTAAACCTTTGGAGTTTAGTTCCGTTTTTAAGAAATC
Coding sequences:
- a CDS encoding (2Fe-2S) ferredoxin domain-containing protein, with translation MKTENLSWSELSVFICTKCGKDISKDSLNQTGNPGENLKDFLKTELNSKGLKGKIRVMNSSCLGTCPTGSQAVGFISQKNPHQTGVWICHPELDRLNILNEILKV
- the truA gene encoding tRNA pseudouridine(38-40) synthase TruA — its product is MMTENNKLKIRFTVSYDGTGYCGWQKQNHSKMRSISQTIQEALEKVFKEKISLFASGRTDAGVHAVSQVCHFETAKPESFFKKFDLSWAMKSVLPSEINIKEAWLAPREFHATLSATHKTYRYLIYNHHRSSVFLHRYADWIRQPLSLDYLNECSQHFIGKKDFKSFQSVGTPVLHTVRKIYKAQWVQKNDHVLEFTITGSGFLKQMVRNIVGTQVNLERKGLKPEIIKDIIELKDRTKAGPVAPPQGLYLCKVYYPLELDNKCRKL
- the rpsI gene encoding 30S ribosomal protein S9 yields the protein MASTDKLFYATGRRKTSTARVFLKPGKGQVTVNGKKLDEFMSRLQSRMVVMQPLELLSQSEKFDAKVTVHGGGEAGQAGAIRLGMARALQAFNPEYRATLKKAGYLTRDQRMVERKKYGKSGARRRYQYSKR
- the rplM gene encoding 50S ribosomal protein L13 translates to MKQTKTFMAKSEEVSRKWYLIDATDKKVGRIATHIAHILRGKNKPTYTPHADTGDFVVVINTDKMVLTGNKWSSKKYYRHSRFFGSMKESTAAEVKKEDSSFIIHEAVRGMLPTNKMSRHLILKMKAYPGAVHGHAAQKPEAYNIE